CGCACCGCGGAAGTGCTCGAGGGTCTGCTTCGTATAGTCCGCATGCTGCGCCGAGACCCGCGGGAATTTCGCGAGCGACTGGCCTTGGCCGGCAGGGCCGTGACAACCGGCGCACGCCGGGACGCCGGTCTCGGGATTGCCCCAACGATAGATGGATTCACCCTTGCTCGCCAACTCGGCATCCGCCATGCCCGGGGCCTTGGGCTGCGTCGCGTAGTAGGCGGCGAGATCAAGGACCTCTTGGTCGGTCAACGGCATTGCCATCGGGGTCATCTGCGCGTTCTCGCGTCGACCGGCCTTAAAATCCATCAACTGCTTCACGATGTATTCCGGGTGCTGACCGGCCAGCTTGGGCCAGATCGGCACGATACTGTTGCCTTGGGGGCCGTGGCAGGCGATGCACACGCCGTTGGCCTTCGCCTCTCCGGCTTGCGGGTCTCCAACCTGAGGCGCGGCGGCTTGATTCCCTGCGGACGCGTGGACCGCGCCGCTCGCCAATGCCGTTGCCACCGTAATCGTTATCAGCCAATTCTTAACCATGGAGGATGCCTAATCGGGTCGTGATTCATGGCCGCGACACCTTGCGCGGATCGACGGCCTGGTCGGGGGGCGAGAAAATCCACGGATGTATATCAGAACATCCGCATATGGGTCAAACCAGCGGAGTCATGTTATCCGCCGGGAAGACGCCGTCTCACCTGCTGGAAGACAGGCAGGGAGACGAATAATTCCGTCCTCCGCGCGGGTCCGGCCTCAATGGTTCATATGTTGCATTTGCACCTCGATGCGGCGCACCGGCGCCTGCACCGGCATGCGCGAGCCGTCT
The sequence above is drawn from the Thiocapsa rosea genome and encodes:
- a CDS encoding c-type cytochrome — translated: MVKNWLITITVATALASGAVHASAGNQAAAPQVGDPQAGEAKANGVCIACHGPQGNSIVPIWPKLAGQHPEYIVKQLMDFKAGRRENAQMTPMAMPLTDQEVLDLAAYYATQPKAPGMADAELASKGESIYRWGNPETGVPACAGCHGPAGQGQSLAKFPRVSAQHADYTKQTLEHFRGALRANDPNGMMRGAAARLSDQEIAAVAQYIQGLSK